In one window of Tellurirhabdus rosea DNA:
- a CDS encoding phytanoyl-CoA dioxygenase family protein, translating to MNPTMVPDNAHLDIPGNPSTAISSPLKLNDRSNGVPLRVLSEEDWNFWIENGYIVVKGAVPREQAERLAAFLWEFEEKDPADPGTWYAPPRAEMKMKELTNSGMVEVYNHQYLWDNRQTQRVYDAFVDIWGTEKLWVTIDRANLNLPMRPGFEFKGFIHWDYDPETRPQNVQGVLALADQTDENMGGFQCVPELYRTYDTWKLTQPADRDHFKPDVTGFEIVKVKMEAGDLLIFNSTLAHGIRPNHSGDKVRLAQYISMMPAQEDNAALRQWRIDSWRERRAPEGYAFPGDPRGWEQTRYATAELSPLGRKLLGLDSWE from the coding sequence ATGAACCCAACGATGGTGCCCGACAATGCGCACCTCGACATTCCCGGTAATCCGTCCACGGCCATCAGCAGCCCCCTTAAACTGAACGACCGGTCCAACGGCGTTCCCCTGCGCGTGCTGTCCGAAGAAGATTGGAACTTCTGGATCGAAAACGGCTACATCGTCGTCAAAGGAGCCGTGCCCCGCGAGCAGGCCGAGCGACTGGCCGCTTTCCTGTGGGAATTCGAAGAAAAAGACCCGGCCGACCCCGGCACCTGGTACGCCCCGCCCCGCGCCGAAATGAAAATGAAGGAACTCACCAACAGCGGTATGGTGGAAGTCTACAACCACCAGTATCTCTGGGATAACCGGCAGACGCAGCGGGTGTACGATGCCTTCGTGGACATCTGGGGCACCGAAAAACTCTGGGTGACCATCGACCGCGCCAACCTGAACCTGCCCATGCGGCCCGGCTTTGAATTCAAGGGCTTTATCCACTGGGATTATGACCCCGAAACCCGTCCGCAAAACGTGCAGGGTGTGCTGGCGCTGGCCGACCAGACCGACGAAAACATGGGCGGCTTTCAGTGCGTCCCCGAGTTGTACCGCACCTACGACACCTGGAAACTGACCCAGCCCGCCGACCGTGACCATTTCAAACCGGACGTGACGGGCTTTGAGATCGTAAAGGTGAAAATGGAAGCGGGCGATCTGCTGATCTTCAACAGCACGCTGGCGCACGGCATCCGGCCCAACCATTCGGGCGATAAAGTGCGACTGGCGCAGTACATTTCGATGATGCCCGCCCAGGAAGACAACGCGGCGCTGCGGCAGTGGCGCATCGACTCCTGGCGCGAACGCCGCGCGCCCGAAGGCTACGCGTTCCCCGGCGACCCGCGCGGCTGGGAACAGACCCGTTATGCGACCGCCGAACTTTCGCCGCTCGGCCGGAAGCTGCTCGGGCTGGACTCGTGGGAGTAA
- a CDS encoding PAS domain-containing protein, whose translation MPLNQPDYPNDKTELTPQGYITAHLAWWEFDPHTQAAVWSPECRKLFGLRSDRPITYADWVGAIHPDDFKRADEATAEALEKTGVYDEEYRVIGIDDGMLRWVRSSGKVVYDEAGKPVKVVGFMLETTQGRLASAISEASDHRLKVLADTLPQLVWVTLPDGYHDFYNRRWFEYTGRTYSQTKGEGWNAVLHPDDQTRAMHIWQHSLQTGEAYEIEYRLRRYDGVYRWFLGRALPLRDQDGQISKWFGTCTDIHDQKLVNEELREAQERFDLISKATRDAIWDWDLTTNEIWWNEGFRKLFGYEEEDIEPTIESWTNRVHPEDKDRVVSSIHRVIDIGGKNWSDEYRFRRKDGTYAFVLDRGYALHDETGKPYRMLGSMQDVSAQKQIEMTLSESEKRFRSLTLNSPDLITRHGRDFRYLYASPVIEQLTGMKPEALIGKSYYEVNIPEHLCSLFDEHLRQVFETRKPHHLEYSAATDREVFLNSRLVPEFDAAGEIESVLVISTDVTEQRKAEASLKESEERFRTLSNSISQLAWMADADGWIFWYNDRWYDYTGTTLEQMKGWGWQTVHHPDHLERVLSFIREAWQKGEPWELTFPLRSRHGHYRWFLTKVFPLKNGEGKVTRWIGSNTDITEQKQAEEILEQRVRERTLELERRNKELEQFTYVSHHDLQEPIRKIQVFSDMIRADSYERLNDSSKRILDKIANSAKRMSLALKDVLDYASLEKPEEIRPVDLNEVLADVRADLELVISEKQAVIQTDRLPTLQAIPQQMHQLFYNLINNSLKFAKPDLPPVVDIRCARLSGPDLTIWPELDQSRAYYRLDLQDNGIGIDPDQSHRIFSLFQRLHSREAYPGTGIGLSLCKKVVENHRGTIWAEGRKGEGATIRLLLPVE comes from the coding sequence ATGCCCCTTAACCAGCCAGATTACCCGAACGATAAAACCGAATTGACGCCTCAGGGTTATATTACTGCCCATCTGGCCTGGTGGGAGTTTGATCCCCACACGCAGGCCGCCGTCTGGTCCCCGGAGTGCCGGAAGCTCTTCGGCCTGCGCTCCGACCGCCCCATCACCTATGCCGACTGGGTCGGCGCGATTCATCCCGACGATTTCAAACGGGCGGACGAGGCGACCGCCGAGGCGCTGGAAAAGACCGGGGTTTACGACGAGGAATACCGGGTGATCGGCATAGACGACGGAATGCTGCGCTGGGTCCGGTCGTCCGGCAAAGTCGTTTATGACGAAGCGGGCAAACCCGTCAAGGTGGTGGGCTTCATGCTGGAAACCACCCAGGGCCGGCTGGCCAGCGCCATCTCGGAGGCCAGTGACCACCGCCTGAAAGTGCTGGCCGACACCCTGCCGCAGCTCGTCTGGGTGACGCTCCCCGATGGGTATCACGATTTCTACAACCGCCGCTGGTTCGAGTACACGGGGCGCACCTACAGCCAAACCAAAGGTGAGGGCTGGAACGCGGTCCTGCACCCCGACGACCAGACGCGGGCCATGCACATCTGGCAGCACTCCCTGCAAACCGGCGAGGCGTACGAAATCGAATACCGGCTCCGAAGATACGACGGCGTCTACCGCTGGTTTCTGGGCCGGGCGCTGCCGCTCCGGGATCAGGACGGGCAGATCAGCAAGTGGTTTGGGACCTGCACGGACATCCACGACCAGAAGCTGGTCAATGAAGAGCTTCGGGAAGCCCAGGAACGCTTTGACCTCATCAGCAAGGCCACCCGGGACGCCATCTGGGACTGGGACCTGACGACCAACGAAATCTGGTGGAACGAAGGCTTCCGGAAGCTGTTTGGCTATGAGGAGGAAGACATCGAGCCGACCATCGAATCCTGGACCAATAGGGTGCATCCCGAAGACAAGGACCGGGTGGTGAGCAGCATTCACCGGGTCATCGACATCGGCGGAAAAAACTGGTCGGATGAATACCGCTTTCGCCGGAAGGACGGCACCTACGCCTTTGTGCTCGACCGCGGGTACGCTCTGCACGACGAAACCGGGAAGCCCTACCGGATGCTGGGCTCCATGCAGGATGTTTCGGCCCAGAAACAGATTGAAATGACCTTGTCTGAGAGTGAAAAGCGGTTTCGCTCCCTGACCCTGAATTCGCCCGACCTCATCACCCGCCACGGCAGGGATTTTCGTTACCTCTACGCCAGCCCGGTCATTGAGCAGCTGACGGGCATGAAGCCGGAAGCGTTGATCGGCAAAAGCTATTACGAAGTCAATATCCCGGAGCACCTCTGTTCGCTTTTCGACGAACATCTGCGGCAGGTGTTCGAAACGCGGAAGCCGCATCACCTGGAATATTCGGCTGCCACCGACCGGGAGGTGTTTCTCAATTCGCGGCTGGTGCCCGAGTTCGATGCCGCGGGGGAGATCGAGTCAGTGCTGGTCATTTCCACCGACGTTACCGAACAGCGCAAGGCTGAGGCCTCTCTGAAAGAAAGCGAGGAGCGCTTCCGGACGCTGTCCAACTCCATTTCGCAGCTGGCCTGGATGGCGGATGCCGACGGCTGGATTTTCTGGTACAACGACCGCTGGTACGATTATACCGGCACAACCCTCGAACAGATGAAGGGCTGGGGCTGGCAAACGGTCCATCATCCCGACCACCTGGAACGGGTGCTGTCCTTCATCCGCGAAGCCTGGCAAAAGGGCGAGCCGTGGGAGCTGACGTTTCCCCTCCGCAGTCGGCACGGCCACTACCGCTGGTTTCTGACGAAAGTATTTCCCCTGAAAAACGGGGAAGGGAAAGTGACCCGCTGGATCGGGTCCAACACGGACATTACCGAACAGAAACAGGCCGAAGAAATTCTGGAACAGCGGGTCCGCGAACGGACACTGGAACTGGAGCGGCGGAACAAGGAACTTGAGCAGTTTACCTACGTGTCGCACCACGACCTCCAGGAACCCATCCGGAAGATTCAGGTTTTCTCGGACATGATTCGGGCCGACAGCTACGAGCGGCTGAACGATAGTTCGAAGCGGATTCTGGACAAAATTGCGAATTCGGCCAAACGCATGAGTCTGGCCCTGAAAGACGTGCTGGATTACGCCAGTCTGGAAAAACCGGAGGAAATTCGCCCGGTGGACCTGAACGAGGTGCTGGCCGATGTCCGGGCGGATCTGGAACTGGTCATCAGCGAAAAGCAGGCGGTGATTCAGACGGACCGGCTGCCGACGCTTCAGGCCATTCCGCAGCAGATGCACCAGCTGTTTTACAACCTGATCAACAATTCGCTCAAGTTTGCCAAACCCGATCTGCCGCCGGTGGTCGATATCCGCTGCGCCCGCCTGAGCGGCCCGGACCTGACCATCTGGCCCGAACTTGACCAGTCGCGGGCCTACTACCGCCTTGACCTACAGGATAACGGCATCGGCATCGACCCCGACCAGAGCCACCGGATTTTTTCGCTGTTTCAGCGCCTGCACAGCCGGGAAGCCTACCCCGGAACGGGCATTGGGCTGTCGCTTTGCAAGAAAGTGGTGGAGAATCACCGGGGCACCATCTGGGCCGAAGGCCGGAAAGGGGAGGGCGCCACGATTCGATTGCTGCTGCCCGTCGAATAA
- a CDS encoding T9SS type A sorting domain-containing protein — MRSFLIWWNCFLGVLLLLAGPVQAQFISMDNISGSVFCGGTQKTFRFAAAGSFRENNVFKVQVSKDYGPFTDLPESFTAGPATVTLPEADNGTSSYRFRIASTNPQVFSYETQSIVLTTASTAELTGNSTGGRLINPYDRVSLYVKLEGVGPHTLLLSDSSRHVKSSHYGDNELTVTPAASTTYTLASVQNACGLGTVKAGSTTVRVNRTGFQVTALSADHVCLGSKLLIHFASQDPLPTDTRFVVELTNTENNRVQTFPLQGSVSPLELAVSDSIEVGTYGLKVRSDSAGVEAAFQSPDYSGAGTVTIGRPPVVRLFGSAEIRYGQTARLDAELTGKGPMNVTFTDGSTVRIPAGRYEGHPYQIDLSPQKTTTYAIRSVVSECGTGSGTGNVSVVVRPGVRIDSVSVAAVCAGQTVTAYYTAGPAGEAAGPMYAEMGYGYSNEPLYGHGRLELLSVTPKSFLFRVAAGTPAGHMYLAAGFGNTGTGPIYRKGITVRRPPSISLTSNDVTLESPQVARLNYIVTGGMAYTFTLSDGSVYQVPNYSSGDSFASVNVLVSQTTSYSVTSISNACGVGTVDNSRNSFWVTVRNPAVQSIVLRPPSYRVCPGAAERLVFMATGSYGPDNEFKAEISTPSGSYLGTFLASSRNAGALDVTLPPQPGTYRVRIVSTNPSLRSNEYEMTVAEPNPQFTLSAAVQDGDYERTENGVTMVAGQAISLWLSTNTQSYGTIEFMDGFRDVLYSAYQVYRYPTESVTYSVKSITGQCGIGTGKNSIQVTVLPYGIRTGTVPARLCAGQQLQVPFSIRGEVPAGTLFKVQYGQDNQGWEDLPSSGTGSPVTVTIPANLTATSINLRVIGVTGSSTVVGTTALMSSGHTYLALMHPPTAELSLDNGSNAIQLGAEGSATLLARLTGGAPYRMVFSDGSIRTVGYDNDSWMVRPEQSQTYKVVSVSNACGFGTGTGQVAVGFKPAVTLLSIDKEVLCAGSRVTLRYRSVGTFDASNTFSFYLVPANPLENRIALGSTKDLSSTAAFTLPGTIAEGSYTLHVEASAPAYQARLTYVTVGGRVQAQLVGGASLYAGQSTGLAIHAQGAFPVVVILNDGTSITLTSSPAIFEVRPSESRTYRITSVANPCGAGTFSGESVVTVLPPAANTITTPSPFYPSGICAGMKIALNVNTTGTFDSTNVFTVELSDSTGGNFRPLVTEGKGPDLTATIPASTRPGTGYRLRTVSSRPAVVGSTTNTPFLIHPAVTGVLTGSASVQYSEMVQLTVTLTGRAPWYIVLRGSKGNMPYSVSSSPFTLMHQADSTTSFRLTYVGNAQCGQGTASGTVMITVAKITGLEPVLPVQVRAFPNPTAGRLQLQATTLKGETASLHLADASGRTILTRSLLLKGGNLEEYVDLTPFPPGVYVLTVSNEGRKETFRVVRE; from the coding sequence ATGCGGAGTTTTTTGATTTGGTGGAACTGTTTCCTGGGTGTATTGCTCTTGCTGGCCGGACCGGTGCAGGCCCAGTTTATTTCCATGGATAACATCAGCGGTTCGGTGTTTTGTGGCGGCACCCAAAAAACCTTCCGCTTCGCAGCGGCCGGAAGTTTTCGGGAAAATAACGTCTTCAAAGTACAGGTGTCCAAAGATTACGGCCCATTCACCGATTTGCCGGAGTCCTTCACCGCCGGTCCGGCAACGGTCACGTTACCAGAGGCGGACAATGGCACTTCGAGCTATCGGTTCCGGATCGCTTCCACCAATCCCCAGGTCTTTAGTTACGAAACCCAATCCATCGTGCTGACGACCGCCTCCACGGCCGAACTGACCGGCAACAGCACCGGCGGCCGCCTGATTAACCCCTACGACCGGGTGTCGCTCTACGTGAAACTCGAGGGCGTCGGGCCGCATACCTTACTGCTGAGCGACAGTTCGCGCCATGTTAAATCATCGCACTATGGGGACAATGAACTGACCGTAACCCCGGCAGCGTCGACGACCTACACCCTTGCGTCCGTCCAGAATGCCTGCGGGCTGGGAACCGTTAAGGCCGGCAGCACGACCGTCAGGGTAAACCGCACGGGTTTTCAGGTAACCGCCCTGTCGGCAGACCATGTCTGTCTGGGGAGTAAACTGCTCATCCATTTTGCTTCGCAGGACCCCTTACCGACCGATACCCGCTTTGTGGTCGAGCTTACCAACACCGAGAATAATCGCGTACAGACCTTTCCGCTTCAGGGCTCTGTCAGTCCGCTCGAACTGGCGGTTTCTGACTCCATAGAAGTGGGAACCTACGGCCTGAAAGTCCGCTCTGACAGTGCCGGGGTGGAGGCTGCTTTCCAGTCGCCGGACTATAGCGGTGCAGGAACCGTTACCATCGGACGGCCGCCGGTCGTCCGGTTGTTTGGGTCGGCGGAAATTCGCTATGGACAAACGGCCCGGCTGGATGCCGAACTGACCGGCAAAGGCCCCATGAATGTTACCTTTACGGACGGCTCGACGGTGCGCATCCCGGCCGGACGGTACGAGGGGCATCCTTACCAGATCGACCTAAGTCCTCAGAAAACCACGACGTACGCCATTCGCTCGGTGGTCAGCGAATGCGGCACCGGAAGCGGCACCGGGAACGTTAGTGTCGTGGTTCGGCCGGGCGTTCGGATCGATTCTGTTTCCGTCGCGGCGGTATGCGCGGGCCAGACCGTAACGGCGTATTATACCGCTGGACCGGCCGGAGAGGCCGCCGGCCCGATGTATGCCGAAATGGGCTACGGCTATTCCAACGAGCCCCTGTATGGCCATGGCAGGCTGGAACTGCTGTCCGTAACGCCAAAAAGCTTTCTGTTCCGGGTTGCGGCCGGAACACCCGCCGGGCATATGTACCTGGCGGCCGGTTTTGGCAATACCGGAACGGGGCCCATTTATCGAAAGGGAATCACCGTCCGCAGGCCCCCATCCATTAGTCTGACGTCAAATGATGTAACCCTTGAGTCTCCGCAGGTGGCAAGACTGAACTATATCGTGACAGGAGGAATGGCCTATACGTTCACGCTCTCGGACGGGTCAGTCTATCAGGTGCCCAATTATAGCAGCGGCGACTCATTTGCCTCGGTCAACGTTCTGGTTTCCCAAACTACGTCTTATTCGGTTACTTCCATTTCCAACGCCTGCGGAGTTGGAACGGTGGATAATAGCAGAAACAGCTTTTGGGTCACCGTCCGGAATCCGGCGGTTCAGAGCATCGTGCTCCGGCCGCCTTCCTACCGGGTGTGTCCGGGTGCGGCCGAGCGGCTTGTTTTCATGGCGACGGGTAGTTACGGGCCCGATAACGAATTTAAAGCGGAAATCTCGACGCCGTCCGGCAGCTATCTGGGAACGTTTCTGGCCTCCAGCCGGAACGCCGGAGCGCTGGATGTCACCCTGCCGCCGCAGCCCGGCACCTACCGGGTCCGGATCGTATCGACCAATCCGTCCCTCAGAAGCAATGAATACGAAATGACCGTTGCCGAACCGAACCCCCAGTTCACCCTGTCGGCAGCAGTACAGGACGGTGACTATGAGCGTACGGAAAACGGGGTGACGATGGTTGCCGGGCAGGCGATTAGTCTGTGGCTGTCTACCAACACCCAGTCCTACGGCACCATTGAGTTTATGGACGGTTTCCGCGATGTTCTGTATTCTGCCTATCAGGTGTATCGGTATCCGACCGAAAGCGTAACCTACAGCGTCAAGTCCATCACGGGACAGTGCGGCATTGGCACCGGGAAAAACAGTATCCAGGTGACGGTGCTGCCCTACGGCATCCGAACAGGAACCGTTCCGGCGCGACTTTGTGCCGGTCAGCAGCTTCAGGTGCCTTTTTCGATTCGGGGTGAGGTCCCGGCCGGTACCCTATTTAAAGTGCAGTACGGGCAGGATAACCAGGGTTGGGAGGACCTCCCCAGTTCCGGAACAGGCAGCCCGGTTACCGTAACGATACCAGCAAACCTGACGGCAACGTCCATTAATCTGCGCGTGATCGGGGTGACCGGCTCTTCCACGGTGGTCGGGACGACAGCCCTGATGAGCTCCGGGCACACCTACCTGGCACTCATGCACCCGCCCACCGCTGAGCTTAGTCTCGACAACGGCAGCAATGCCATTCAACTGGGTGCGGAAGGTTCGGCCACGCTGCTTGCGCGCCTGACAGGAGGGGCACCGTACCGGATGGTATTCAGTGACGGCAGTATTCGAACGGTAGGTTACGACAATGATAGCTGGATGGTAAGACCCGAACAGAGCCAGACGTATAAAGTGGTGTCGGTATCGAATGCCTGTGGTTTCGGAACAGGTACCGGGCAGGTTGCGGTTGGCTTTAAACCGGCCGTGACGCTGCTTTCAATCGATAAGGAGGTTCTTTGCGCCGGCTCCAGGGTCACCCTGCGCTACCGGTCGGTGGGCACGTTCGACGCGTCGAACACGTTCTCCTTTTACCTGGTCCCGGCTAACCCGCTGGAGAATCGAATTGCCCTCGGCAGCACGAAGGACTTATCCAGCACCGCTGCCTTCACCTTGCCCGGGACGATTGCCGAAGGTTCCTACACCCTGCACGTCGAAGCCTCGGCTCCGGCATATCAGGCCCGCCTGACCTACGTGACGGTAGGAGGCAGGGTTCAGGCCCAACTTGTCGGGGGAGCCAGCCTGTATGCCGGTCAGTCGACGGGTCTGGCCATTCATGCCCAGGGGGCTTTTCCCGTGGTGGTTATTCTTAACGACGGCACGTCGATCACGTTAACGTCTTCGCCGGCCATTTTCGAGGTACGTCCTTCCGAAAGCCGAACGTACCGAATTACCTCTGTCGCCAATCCGTGTGGAGCCGGAACGTTCAGCGGCGAGTCGGTGGTCACCGTGCTGCCCCCTGCTGCCAACACCATAACCACCCCATCTCCCTTTTACCCGAGCGGTATCTGTGCCGGCATGAAAATAGCCCTGAATGTGAATACGACGGGGACGTTCGATTCGACCAATGTCTTTACAGTGGAGCTGTCCGATTCGACCGGTGGGAATTTTCGGCCACTTGTAACCGAAGGAAAAGGACCGGACCTGACGGCAACGATTCCGGCTTCGACCCGGCCCGGAACCGGGTATCGGCTGCGAACGGTGAGCAGCCGACCGGCGGTGGTGGGATCCACAACCAATACTCCTTTTCTCATTCATCCGGCCGTGACAGGGGTTCTGACAGGCTCGGCTTCGGTGCAATATAGTGAGATGGTACAGCTTACCGTCACCCTGACTGGCAGGGCGCCGTGGTACATCGTCCTGCGCGGGAGTAAGGGAAACATGCCTTATAGCGTTAGTTCAAGCCCTTTTACGTTGATGCACCAGGCAGATTCGACGACCTCTTTCCGGTTGACCTACGTCGGAAATGCCCAGTGTGGCCAGGGCACTGCGAGCGGTACGGTAATGATAACTGTGGCGAAAATCACCGGTTTGGAACCCGTCCTGCCCGTGCAGGTCCGCGCTTTCCCGAACCCCACGGCCGGGCGGCTGCAACTGCAAGCGACCACCCTGAAAGGCGAGACAGCTTCCCTCCACCTTGCCGATGCCAGCGGCCGCACCATCCTGACCCGCTCCCTGCTGCTGAAAGGAGGAAATCTGGAAGAATACGTAGACCTGACCCCTTTCCCTCCAGGTGTATATGTCCTGACCGTATCGAATGAGGGGAGAAAAGAGACGTTCAGAGTAGTGAGGGAATGA
- a CDS encoding glycoside hydrolase family 53 protein, producing MKAAIRLLALSVGLSFFMPGCTRQAPSVSTQQRTRTPDFVKGADIGWLPQMEATGYRFYNDQGVQQDCFQILKDHGINTVRLRTWVNPSNDPASGHCSKEETVALAVRAQKWGMRVMLNFHYSDSWADPGKQVKPAAWQGHDFPTLLNDVYTYTHDVMTALKVAGITPEWVQVGNETPGGMIYPEGSTANWPQLAQLINRGYDAIKAVSPASKVILHLDQGNNRERFKTWFDNARAHGAKYDVIGLSYYPYWLKGNPDYTLSINDLDANMRALIQDYGKEVMVVEVGGEDTKVQNTYDMLVAVQRKVRALPSGKGLGVIYWEPQGARSWSKYPLSAWGNDGRPTKAMDAFLVE from the coding sequence ATGAAAGCAGCTATCCGTTTACTTGCGCTGAGTGTTGGGCTCAGCTTTTTTATGCCGGGATGTACCCGGCAGGCTCCCTCTGTTTCGACCCAGCAGCGTACCCGTACTCCGGATTTTGTGAAGGGTGCCGACATCGGCTGGCTTCCGCAGATGGAAGCCACCGGCTACCGGTTCTACAACGACCAGGGCGTACAGCAGGATTGTTTCCAGATTCTGAAAGACCACGGCATCAATACCGTTCGCCTGCGGACGTGGGTGAATCCGTCCAACGACCCGGCTAGCGGTCACTGCAGCAAGGAGGAAACCGTTGCCCTTGCCGTCCGCGCCCAGAAGTGGGGCATGCGGGTGATGCTCAACTTCCACTACAGCGACAGCTGGGCCGATCCCGGCAAACAGGTGAAACCGGCCGCCTGGCAGGGCCACGACTTCCCGACCCTGCTGAACGATGTCTACACGTATACGCACGACGTGATGACGGCCCTGAAGGTCGCCGGTATCACGCCCGAATGGGTGCAGGTCGGCAACGAAACGCCCGGCGGCATGATCTACCCCGAAGGCAGTACGGCCAACTGGCCGCAGCTGGCGCAGCTCATCAACAGGGGCTACGACGCTATCAAGGCCGTCAGTCCTGCTTCCAAAGTGATTCTGCACCTGGACCAGGGCAACAACCGCGAACGGTTCAAAACCTGGTTCGACAACGCCCGGGCACACGGGGCGAAATACGACGTCATCGGCCTGTCGTACTACCCCTACTGGCTGAAAGGAAACCCGGATTACACCTTATCCATCAACGATCTGGACGCGAACATGCGGGCGCTGATTCAGGACTACGGCAAAGAGGTGATGGTCGTGGAAGTGGGCGGCGAAGATACCAAAGTCCAGAACACCTACGACATGCTGGTCGCCGTCCAGAGGAAGGTCCGCGCCCTGCCCAGCGGCAAAGGTCTCGGCGTCATCTACTGGGAACCGCAGGGTGCCCGGAGCTGGAGCAAATACCCCCTGAGCGCCTGGGGCAACGACGGCCGCCCGACCAAAGCCATGGACGCGTTTTTGGTAGAGTAA
- a CDS encoding helix-turn-helix domain-containing protein: MKLQLEEIRPDANSSFRLLLTPHLNDFYYWHFHPEFEIVYIENASGPRHVGEHMSRYEGSDLVLIGPHIPHLNFDYGVRTDYRKVVVQMREDFMSGSFGQMPELSDIAGLFERARHGVAFRGKTRQEAGERLSALPGLTHFRQLMELLAIFQLLAVSDEAELLHSRPVEPVYNRRDQQRIRQVYAFLDQHYQRQMTIAELADLTSLTPEAFCRYFKKMTRMTFTEFVNQYRIREAKRRLLLGQTVTEVCFECGFESLSYFNRIFRRVTGGSPRDYRKKPGR; this comes from the coding sequence ATGAAGCTGCAACTGGAGGAAATTCGTCCGGACGCCAACAGTTCGTTCCGGCTGCTGCTCACGCCGCACCTCAACGACTTCTATTACTGGCATTTTCACCCTGAATTTGAGATTGTTTACATCGAAAATGCCAGCGGCCCCCGGCACGTGGGCGAGCATATGTCGCGGTATGAGGGCAGTGATCTGGTGCTGATCGGTCCGCACATTCCCCACCTGAATTTTGATTACGGCGTCCGGACGGATTACCGGAAAGTGGTGGTGCAGATGAGGGAGGATTTTATGAGCGGTAGTTTTGGGCAGATGCCGGAACTGTCGGATATCGCCGGGCTCTTTGAGCGGGCGCGGCATGGGGTGGCTTTTCGGGGGAAGACCCGGCAGGAAGCAGGCGAACGGCTTTCGGCGCTGCCCGGCCTGACGCACTTTCGGCAGCTGATGGAACTGCTCGCTATTTTCCAGCTGCTGGCCGTTTCCGACGAGGCGGAGTTGCTGCATTCCCGGCCCGTCGAGCCCGTTTACAACCGCCGCGACCAGCAGCGGATCCGGCAGGTTTACGCGTTTCTGGACCAGCATTACCAGCGGCAGATGACCATCGCCGAACTGGCCGACCTGACCAGCCTTACGCCGGAAGCCTTTTGCCGCTATTTCAAAAAAATGACCCGGATGACCTTCACCGAGTTTGTCAACCAGTACCGCATCCGCGAAGCCAAACGCCGCCTGCTGCTCGGCCAGACCGTCACCGAAGTCTGCTTCGAATGCGGCTTCGAAAGCCTGTCCTACTTCAACCGGATCTTCCGGCGGGTGACGGGGGGGAGTCCGCGGGATTACCGGAAAAAGCCGGGCAGGTAA